The bacterium genome has a segment encoding these proteins:
- the smpB gene encoding SsrA-binding protein SmpB, with product MAAAKDKKEADKTATNRKAFHDYFVVERIEAGIELLGTEVKSVRGGNVTLTGGYATITAAGRVVLTDVHIAPYECGNQFNHEPTRPRTLLLNRKEIEKLKTKIAQHGYTLVPLKMYFHKRWAKVELGLCKGKQDGDKRDTLRKKDADRETRRAMSRDW from the coding sequence ATGGCGGCCGCTAAGGATAAGAAAGAGGCGGACAAAACCGCCACCAATCGCAAGGCGTTTCACGACTATTTTGTTGTGGAACGTATTGAGGCTGGGATCGAACTGCTGGGAACCGAAGTCAAGTCGGTGCGTGGTGGTAATGTGACCCTCACCGGCGGCTACGCGACTATTACAGCAGCAGGACGTGTGGTGTTGACTGATGTCCACATCGCTCCGTATGAGTGCGGGAACCAGTTCAATCATGAACCGACACGTCCCCGCACCTTGCTTTTGAATCGTAAAGAGATTGAAAAGCTGAAAACTAAAATTGCCCAGCACGGGTACACGCTGGTTCCTCTGAAAATGTATTTCCATAAGCGTTGGGCCAAGGTCGAATTGGGGCTATGCAAAGGGAAGCAGGATGGGGATAAACGGGATACCCTGCGGAAAAAGGATGCGGATCGGGAAACTCGTCGCGCCATGTCGCGTGATTGGTAG
- a CDS encoding DJ-1 family glyoxalase III, which yields MPNVLVPIANGTEEMEAVIIIDILRRAQWGVTVAGIEQGILTASRGVRLIPDKQWAEIIPSEYDILMIPGGGPGVEKFLNFKPLLATILEFHQAGKWIGAVCAAPLTLQAAGILTGRNVTCHPGVASRLTVTPRLTAPTVVDGRIVTSHGAGTTFDFALTLVRLVDNAAKAQAISESIGLNI from the coding sequence ATGCCTAACGTTCTTGTCCCCATCGCCAATGGCACCGAGGAAATGGAAGCGGTTATCATTATTGATATCCTACGCCGTGCCCAGTGGGGAGTCACCGTGGCGGGAATTGAACAAGGGATTTTAACGGCATCGCGCGGTGTCCGCCTGATACCAGACAAACAATGGGCCGAAATTATCCCCTCCGAGTATGATATTCTGATGATCCCTGGAGGCGGACCGGGAGTGGAGAAATTCCTTAATTTTAAGCCATTATTGGCAACCATTCTAGAATTTCATCAGGCAGGAAAATGGATCGGTGCCGTTTGCGCAGCACCCCTTACCTTGCAGGCGGCGGGAATTCTGACTGGTAGAAATGTAACCTGCCATCCGGGCGTCGCCAGCCGACTCACCGTCACGCCAAGGCTCACGGCACCTACCGTCGTTGATGGCCGTATTGTCACAAGTCATGGAGCCGGAACCACTTTTGACTTCGCACTAACCCTGGTGCGCCTCGTGGACAACGCCGCCAAGGCTCAAGCCATTTCCGAGAGCATTGGCCTCAATATTTGA
- the rpoZ gene encoding DNA-directed RNA polymerase subunit omega → MNAELIEQAKLKMTSVPLLVNMISRRVRQLNAGMRPYLKPLTPNEEKVDIALREIIEGKLTAEIGFFDPSSPGAASSH, encoded by the coding sequence TTGAACGCAGAACTTATTGAACAAGCCAAATTGAAGATGACGTCGGTGCCATTGCTGGTAAATATGATCTCAAGGCGCGTGCGTCAGTTGAATGCCGGAATGCGGCCTTATCTCAAGCCCTTGACCCCGAATGAAGAGAAGGTGGACATTGCCCTGCGTGAAATTATTGAGGGTAAGTTGACCGCCGAAATCGGATTCTTTGATCCGTCATCTCCGGGTGCTGCTTCCAGTCATTAA
- the dnaK gene encoding molecular chaperone DnaK, with the protein MAKVLGIDLGTTNSCMAVMEGGEPVVIPNAEGMRTTPSIVAFTKTGERLVGQAAKRQAITNSQSTIYSIKRFMGRKFEEVAREISLVPYKVVKAKNGDAHVQVGDNLYSPPEISSMILQKMKADAEAYLGEKITQAVITVPAYFNDSQRQATKDAGRIAGLEVLRIINEPTAASLAYGLDKKKDEKIAVYDLGGGTFDISVLDIGEGVFEVKATNGDTHLGGDDFDDTIMTWLANEFKKEQGIDLTKDPMAKQRLKEAAEKAKCELSSALSTDINLPFITADASGPKHLNVTLSRAKLEQLVDPLIERTMQPVKNCMKDSGLSTVDEVVLVGGMTRMPKVQEMAKNLYNKEPHKGVNPDEVVAVGASIQGGILKGEVKDVLLLDVTPLSLGIETLGRVFTALIERNTTVPTKKTEIFSTASDNQPSVEIHVLQGERKMADQNKTIGRFHLDGIPPAARGVPQIEVTFDVDANGILHVSAKDLGTGREQKITITASSGLTDSEIKEMVKDAEDHADEDRKNRETAETRNMGDNLVYQTEKLIKDQGAKMTDDKKKPVEAELEKLKEALKGSDNDAIKAAIEGVNTVMQAFTAEMYAQAKTQHPGGGVGDAEPGADAGAKGKGGKDDVIDADFEMVDENKKK; encoded by the coding sequence ATGGCTAAGGTATTAGGAATTGATTTAGGAACGACGAATTCTTGTATGGCGGTCATGGAGGGTGGTGAGCCTGTTGTGATCCCTAACGCTGAGGGAATGCGGACGACGCCTTCCATTGTGGCGTTCACCAAGACGGGTGAACGGTTGGTCGGGCAAGCGGCAAAGCGCCAGGCGATCACGAACTCCCAGAGCACCATTTATTCGATTAAGCGGTTCATGGGTCGTAAATTTGAGGAGGTCGCCCGCGAGATCTCGTTGGTGCCTTACAAAGTCGTTAAGGCCAAGAATGGTGATGCCCATGTTCAAGTGGGTGATAATCTGTATTCGCCGCCGGAAATTTCCTCGATGATCCTTCAGAAAATGAAGGCGGATGCCGAGGCCTATCTGGGCGAGAAGATCACCCAGGCGGTCATCACGGTGCCGGCTTATTTCAACGACAGTCAGCGTCAGGCGACCAAAGATGCGGGGCGCATCGCCGGGTTGGAAGTTTTGCGCATCATCAACGAGCCCACCGCCGCCTCGTTGGCCTATGGGCTTGATAAGAAGAAGGACGAGAAAATTGCCGTCTACGATTTGGGTGGCGGTACGTTTGATATTTCCGTTCTGGATATCGGTGAAGGCGTCTTCGAAGTCAAGGCGACCAATGGTGACACTCATCTCGGGGGTGACGATTTTGATGACACCATCATGACGTGGCTGGCGAATGAGTTCAAGAAGGAGCAGGGGATTGACCTGACCAAGGATCCCATGGCTAAGCAGCGTCTCAAAGAGGCCGCTGAAAAGGCCAAGTGCGAATTGTCGAGCGCTTTGAGCACCGACATCAATCTTCCCTTTATCACCGCCGATGCTTCTGGTCCGAAGCATTTGAATGTGACCCTCTCCCGTGCCAAGCTGGAGCAGTTGGTCGACCCCTTGATTGAACGCACGATGCAGCCTGTGAAGAACTGCATGAAGGATTCAGGTCTTTCGACGGTTGATGAAGTGGTCCTCGTGGGCGGTATGACGCGTATGCCCAAGGTTCAGGAAATGGCCAAGAATCTTTATAATAAAGAACCCCACAAGGGTGTGAACCCGGATGAAGTCGTGGCCGTTGGCGCCTCAATTCAGGGCGGTATTCTCAAGGGCGAAGTCAAGGATGTGCTTTTGCTCGACGTGACGCCTCTCTCCCTGGGTATTGAGACCCTAGGCCGTGTGTTCACCGCGTTGATTGAGCGGAATACGACCGTGCCCACGAAGAAGACGGAAATTTTCAGTACGGCTTCGGATAATCAGCCGTCAGTGGAAATCCACGTTCTTCAAGGTGAGCGCAAGATGGCGGACCAGAACAAGACCATTGGCCGGTTCCATCTGGATGGCATCCCTCCTGCCGCGCGTGGTGTGCCGCAGATTGAAGTGACCTTCGATGTGGATGCGAACGGAATTCTCCATGTGTCCGCCAAGGATCTGGGAACCGGGCGTGAGCAGAAGATTACGATCACAGCCTCCAGCGGGTTGACGGATTCCGAGATCAAGGAAATGGTTAAGGATGCCGAGGATCACGCGGATGAGGATCGCAAGAATCGCGAAACGGCCGAAACCCGCAATATGGGCGACAATCTGGTTTACCAGACTGAGAAACTGATAAAGGATCAGGGCGCCAAGATGACGGACGACAAGAAGAAGCCGGTGGAAGCTGAACTGGAGAAGCTGAAAGAGGCGCTCAAGGGCAGTGATAATGATGCCATCAAGGCGGCCATTGAGGGCGTCAACACGGTGATGCAGGCATTCACCGCCGAGATGTATGCACAAGCCAAGACACAGCATCCTGGTGGCGGGGTAGGGGATGCCGAGCCGGGGGCGGATGCAGGCGCCAAAGGCAAGGGCGGCAAGGATGATGTGATTGATGCCGATTTTGAAATGGTGGATGAGAATAAGAAGAAGTAA
- a CDS encoding co-chaperone GroES, whose protein sequence is MKIKPLGDRVLVEPKKELEVKKGGIIIPDSAKEKPTEGTVIAIGTGKRDEDGKLIPFTVKVGDTVLMPKYGGTEVKINDKEYQIMREEDILGIVE, encoded by the coding sequence ATGAAGATTAAGCCGTTAGGTGACCGGGTTCTGGTTGAGCCCAAGAAGGAATTGGAAGTCAAAAAGGGCGGGATTATCATTCCCGACAGTGCGAAAGAAAAACCAACCGAAGGAACAGTGATTGCCATCGGTACCGGCAAGCGCGATGAAGATGGAAAGTTGATCCCGTTCACCGTCAAGGTGGGCGACACAGTGTTGATGCCCAAGTACGGCGGCACTGAAGTCAAGATCAACGACAAAGAATACCAGATCATGCGCGAAGAGGATATCCTCGGCATCGTTGAGTAA
- the groL gene encoding chaperonin GroEL (60 kDa chaperone family; promotes refolding of misfolded polypeptides especially under stressful conditions; forms two stacked rings of heptamers to form a barrel-shaped 14mer; ends can be capped by GroES; misfolded proteins enter the barrel where they are refolded when GroES binds) has translation MADKGKQLKYDSEARQAMLRGVEKLSRAVKVTLGPCGRNVILDKKFGSPTITKDGVTVAKEIELPDPFENMGAQMVREVASKTSDTAGDGTTTATLLAENIYREGLKNVTAGANPMSLKRGIDLAVAVVVEAIAKQAKKVKEHVEIAQVATISANGEVAIGEIIAEAMDKVGKDGTITVEEAKAIETTLDVVEGMQFDKGYISPYFATNMEAMEAVLDDPYILIYEKKISNLQDMLPLLQSVAKLGKPLLIIAEDIEGEALATLVVNRLRGTLQICAVKAPGFGDRRKAMMEDIAILTGGKCLTEDLGIKLESVKVEDLGRAKRVTVDKENTTIVEGAGKSTAIQGRVAQLKRQIEETSSDYDREKLQERLAKLAGGVAVINVGAATETEMKEKKARVEDALHATRAAVEEGVVPGGGVALLRCLPALDKMTAEGDEKIGVDIIRRCLEAPLRQLVDNAGLEGAVIVQEVKKLKGTMGYNVATRQYTDLIKEGVLDPAKVTRMALQNAASISGLLLTSECMITEIPSNDKPAPMPGGGGGMGDMGGGMY, from the coding sequence ATGGCTGATAAAGGCAAACAACTCAAGTATGACAGCGAAGCGCGCCAGGCGATGCTTCGTGGTGTGGAGAAGTTGAGCCGTGCCGTCAAGGTTACCCTTGGCCCGTGCGGTCGTAATGTGATTCTGGACAAGAAGTTTGGTTCCCCGACCATCACCAAAGACGGTGTGACGGTTGCGAAGGAAATTGAACTGCCCGACCCGTTTGAAAACATGGGTGCCCAGATGGTTCGTGAAGTTGCCAGCAAAACCAGCGATACCGCCGGTGATGGAACAACGACCGCGACCCTGCTTGCAGAGAACATCTATCGCGAAGGCTTGAAGAATGTAACCGCCGGTGCCAATCCGATGAGCTTGAAGCGCGGGATTGACTTGGCTGTTGCCGTGGTTGTCGAAGCCATTGCGAAGCAGGCCAAGAAGGTCAAAGAACACGTTGAGATCGCCCAGGTTGCGACGATTTCCGCTAACGGCGAAGTCGCCATCGGCGAGATCATTGCCGAAGCCATGGATAAGGTCGGCAAAGATGGCACCATCACGGTTGAAGAGGCCAAGGCCATCGAGACCACGTTGGATGTGGTCGAGGGTATGCAGTTCGACAAGGGCTACATCTCCCCGTACTTCGCCACGAACATGGAAGCCATGGAAGCCGTTTTGGATGATCCCTATATCCTGATCTACGAGAAGAAGATCTCGAATCTCCAGGACATGCTGCCCCTGTTGCAGAGCGTTGCCAAGTTGGGCAAGCCGCTTCTGATCATTGCCGAGGACATCGAGGGCGAAGCCCTGGCGACCCTGGTGGTGAATCGCCTGCGTGGTACGCTTCAGATCTGTGCCGTCAAGGCCCCTGGCTTTGGCGACCGCCGCAAGGCCATGATGGAAGATATCGCCATTCTGACCGGTGGTAAGTGCCTGACGGAAGATCTCGGCATCAAGCTGGAGAGCGTCAAGGTTGAAGATCTGGGCCGCGCGAAACGCGTGACCGTTGACAAAGAAAACACCACGATCGTGGAAGGCGCCGGGAAATCGACCGCCATTCAGGGCCGTGTTGCCCAGCTTAAGCGTCAGATCGAGGAGACCTCCTCGGACTACGATCGCGAGAAGCTGCAGGAACGCCTGGCGAAGCTCGCCGGTGGTGTGGCCGTCATCAACGTTGGTGCTGCGACCGAAACTGAGATGAAGGAGAAAAAGGCCCGCGTCGAAGACGCCCTGCACGCAACCCGTGCGGCGGTGGAAGAAGGCGTGGTTCCCGGTGGTGGTGTGGCTCTGCTGCGCTGCTTGCCCGCGTTGGATAAGATGACCGCGGAAGGTGACGAGAAGATCGGTGTGGATATCATCCGCCGTTGTCTCGAAGCTCCTTTGCGTCAGCTTGTGGATAATGCCGGCCTCGAAGGCGCCGTTATCGTTCAGGAAGTCAAGAAGCTCAAGGGCACGATGGGATACAATGTGGCAACCCGCCAGTATACCGACCTAATCAAGGAAGGCGTTCTGGATCCGGCCAAGGTGACCCGTATGGCGTTGCAGAACGCGGCGAGCATCTCGGGGCTGTTGTTGACCAGCGAGTGCATGATTACCGAGATTCCGAGCAACGACAAGCCGGCTCCTATGCCCGGCGGCGGTGGCGGAATGGGTGATATGGGCGGAGGGATGTACTAA
- a CDS encoding helix-turn-helix domain-containing protein: MDDLEKYIEKRKKRSPAFAAGFETGYEQFKIGLVLRTAREKAGLTQDEVATRLSTKKSAISRIENHAEDIRLSTLEKFAEAIGKRLTLKIA, translated from the coding sequence ATGGATGATCTAGAGAAATACATTGAGAAACGGAAAAAGCGGTCCCCCGCTTTTGCGGCTGGATTTGAAACCGGGTACGAACAGTTTAAGATCGGACTCGTCCTTCGTACGGCACGCGAAAAAGCGGGGCTCACGCAGGATGAGGTCGCCACACGCCTGAGCACAAAGAAATCGGCCATCTCCAGGATTGAGAATCACGCGGAGGACATCAGGTTATCCACTCTGGAGAAATTCGCCGAGGCTATTGGCAAACGGTTGACATTGAAAATTGCCTGA
- a CDS encoding tetratricopeptide repeat protein has product MTNNNEPNHGQPIGHELGASLESTGAEWRNWLVTGGIAAILILAVILYRSNNANNEEKASRMLGEARNSQALQSILTQYPNTSATKLALLQLAKAQYDNSDFVAAQSNYQEFLSKYPDHPMAAMAELGKIHCTEGLGNTEVALTAFTQFAAKHPQHFLMPMAIFGKARCLQDLKRYVEARATYEDFLASNPKSPWLNDVNEALKQLDSEARRPSIKL; this is encoded by the coding sequence ATGACAAATAATAATGAACCGAACCATGGGCAACCGATTGGACACGAACTAGGAGCTTCATTGGAGTCAACGGGTGCGGAATGGCGGAACTGGCTTGTTACAGGCGGGATTGCAGCCATCTTGATTCTCGCGGTGATACTCTACCGATCCAACAACGCCAATAACGAAGAGAAAGCCTCCAGGATGCTCGGGGAAGCCCGCAACAGTCAGGCACTGCAATCAATCCTCACACAGTATCCGAACACCTCAGCCACCAAATTAGCCCTGCTACAATTGGCTAAGGCTCAGTATGACAACAGCGACTTTGTAGCGGCTCAGTCCAACTATCAGGAATTCCTATCGAAATATCCCGATCACCCCATGGCTGCCATGGCTGAACTGGGAAAAATCCATTGTACCGAGGGGCTGGGCAACACAGAAGTTGCATTAACGGCCTTTACTCAATTTGCCGCCAAGCATCCCCAGCACTTTCTGATGCCCATGGCGATATTCGGAAAAGCGCGATGCCTGCAGGATTTGAAGCGTTACGTCGAGGCCCGCGCTACCTATGAGGATTTTCTGGCCAGCAATCCCAAGAGCCCGTGGCTGAACGATGTGAATGAGGCCCTGAAGCAACTTGATTCCGAGGCCCGTCGGCCAAGCATCAAACTGTAA
- a CDS encoding DUF2283 domain-containing protein — MRIKIDKDSDALYFRLDDGRIVESEEVRPGVVLDFDANDRVVGVEFLGISTRATPEELANFQFQTS, encoded by the coding sequence ATGAGAATTAAAATCGACAAAGACAGTGATGCCCTCTACTTCCGGCTGGATGACGGACGCATCGTGGAGTCTGAAGAAGTTCGCCCTGGTGTCGTATTGGATTTTGACGCCAATGATCGCGTTGTGGGCGTGGAGTTTCTAGGCATTTCGACCAGAGCCACACCAGAAGAATTGGCGAACTTCCAGTTCCAAACGTCATAA
- a CDS encoding DUF4258 domain-containing protein, which produces MDETNHFGDMLRERNILRAWAQRAEDEPDRVEDHDDGTRHFIKQIPENDGRWLRVVVNIVAFPNRRVTVFFDRRLRRIQ; this is translated from the coding sequence ATGGATGAAACGAATCATTTCGGGGACATGCTGCGCGAGCGCAACATTTTGCGGGCTTGGGCACAGCGAGCAGAAGATGAACCTGATCGGGTTGAAGACCATGATGATGGGACTCGACATTTCATCAAGCAAATTCCAGAGAACGATGGGAGATGGTTGCGAGTAGTTGTGAATATTGTGGCGTTCCCGAATCGGCGTGTAACCGTTTTTTTTGACCGACGACTGAGGAGAATACAATGA
- the pta gene encoding phosphate acetyltransferase, which produces MSLLESLIPKARAAHRTLVLAEGHDPRVMQAAVKITQQGIAKVIVLATPEEAQISTAGISFAGLPVTLLDYPHSPDFERIAQALFEIRKHKGITIEQAHSLLKDRLYFGDMMVRMGLADGLVAGSIASTPDMVRAAFQCVGTAPGIKTGSSFFAMELTKPTPSGDKVLLYSDCGVNPDPTAEQLVDIALATIASHKALIGGQARVAMLSFSTRGSAQHPLVDKMIKATELTRKRVAELGLDAVVDGELQVDAAMIPNVAAKKCPDSPLKGSANIFIFPDLQAGNISYKITERLAGAIAYGPILQGLAKPVNDLSRGCSADDIVGVAAITICQSLC; this is translated from the coding sequence ATGTCACTACTTGAATCACTCATTCCAAAAGCTCGCGCTGCTCACCGTACTCTTGTTCTGGCCGAAGGTCATGATCCAAGGGTCATGCAAGCGGCGGTAAAAATCACCCAACAGGGAATCGCTAAAGTCATCGTACTGGCCACTCCGGAGGAAGCTCAAATTAGCACTGCTGGCATCTCCTTTGCCGGACTCCCTGTCACACTACTGGATTATCCCCATTCCCCGGATTTCGAACGTATCGCGCAGGCGTTATTTGAAATTCGTAAACATAAGGGAATCACCATTGAGCAGGCACACTCTCTTCTGAAGGATCGCCTTTATTTCGGTGATATGATGGTTCGGATGGGGCTGGCTGACGGATTGGTTGCCGGCAGCATTGCCTCCACCCCCGACATGGTGCGCGCGGCTTTTCAGTGCGTCGGCACAGCTCCGGGTATCAAAACTGGAAGCAGCTTCTTTGCGATGGAGTTAACCAAGCCAACCCCTTCCGGCGATAAAGTCCTGCTGTACTCCGACTGCGGCGTCAATCCTGACCCCACAGCTGAGCAGTTGGTGGATATTGCCTTGGCGACCATTGCCTCTCACAAAGCACTGATAGGTGGACAAGCGCGCGTCGCCATGCTTTCGTTCTCTACACGAGGGAGCGCACAACATCCCTTGGTGGACAAAATGATCAAGGCGACAGAGTTAACCCGGAAACGCGTGGCAGAACTAGGATTAGATGCCGTCGTCGATGGCGAACTTCAGGTGGATGCCGCAATGATTCCCAACGTCGCCGCCAAAAAATGTCCGGATAGTCCCTTAAAAGGATCGGCCAATATCTTTATATTCCCTGATCTTCAAGCGGGTAACATTTCTTACAAAATAACAGAACGACTTGCCGGAGCCATTGCTTACGGGCCCATTCTTCAAGGTTTGGCAAAACCTGTAAATGATCTCTCCCGCGGGTGCAGCGCAGATGATATTGTCGGCGTTGCCGCCATTACTATCTGCCAGTCCTTATGTTAA
- a CDS encoding zinc metallopeptidase, which produces MFFDPLYFLFIGPGMVLALIATFKVKSTFAHYSQTMAASGMTGAEAARQMLARNGVTNVKIERASGFLSDHYDPTSHTLRLSEGVYDSTSLSAIGVACHEAGHALQHASAYVWLGLRSSLVPATQIGSWGSYIFFLLGMFMHNPKMILIGVILFSITVVFSLITLPVEWDASARAKKLMVSSGIVSIREQEDAGRVLNAAFLTYVASAITALLTLLYYLYRAGLLGGRRND; this is translated from the coding sequence ATGTTTTTCGATCCTCTGTATTTTTTATTTATCGGGCCAGGCATGGTGCTGGCTTTGATTGCCACCTTCAAAGTTAAATCCACATTTGCGCACTATTCGCAAACCATGGCCGCCTCCGGCATGACCGGAGCGGAAGCCGCACGCCAGATGCTTGCCCGGAACGGCGTAACAAATGTTAAAATTGAACGGGCCAGTGGTTTTTTAAGCGATCATTATGATCCTACCTCCCACACCCTGCGTTTGTCGGAGGGCGTTTATGACTCCACATCCCTCTCGGCCATTGGGGTGGCCTGCCATGAAGCCGGTCATGCGTTACAACATGCTTCAGCCTACGTCTGGTTGGGCCTCCGTTCTTCTTTGGTTCCAGCAACCCAGATTGGCAGTTGGGGCTCTTATATCTTCTTTCTGCTGGGTATGTTTATGCACAACCCGAAAATGATTCTAATCGGTGTCATCCTTTTCAGTATCACGGTTGTATTCTCGCTGATCACCCTGCCAGTTGAATGGGATGCCAGTGCGCGAGCCAAAAAACTCATGGTTTCATCAGGGATCGTCAGTATCCGCGAACAGGAAGACGCTGGACGGGTGCTGAATGCCGCCTTTTTGACCTACGTGGCATCAGCCATCACCGCCCTGCTCACCCTGCTCTACTATCTCTACCGTGCTGGTCTGCTCGGGGGGCGGAGAAACGACTAG
- a CDS encoding acetate kinase: MSAAISLRGPVNVLVVNAGSSSLKFTMFAMDHEKILAKGIVERIGLNEPFLKYERFDGSSFKEQALVSNHAEALKLVCAKLVEPEVGVLNSLMDVEAIGHRVVHGGENFHDSVIVTNEVKNNIHECAALAPLHNPPNLGGIEACQLVFEGVPNVAVFDTAFHHSMPASSYLYAIPYDYYEKYGIRKYGFHGTSHKFVSYATANLLNAPLGELKLITAHLGNGASITAVERGNVLDTSMGMTPLNGLVMGTRCGDIDPAVVLYLARRGMTPDAIDKLLNKCSGLLGVSGIGSGDMRDNIAAAEAGNLQAQRGIRMFVQRLVSYIGSYFTLLNGADAVVFTGGIGENSSYIREHTIRKLESLGCYLDPEKNNTAIGRPAIISTPESKLKAIVMPTNEELMIARETVRLLSVPDNPILPCPACIK, translated from the coding sequence ATGTCTGCTGCTATATCACTACGCGGGCCGGTTAACGTGCTCGTTGTTAACGCCGGAAGTTCATCCCTGAAATTCACCATGTTTGCCATGGATCACGAGAAAATTCTTGCCAAGGGGATTGTGGAGAGAATCGGACTCAATGAGCCCTTCTTGAAATATGAGCGCTTTGACGGCAGTTCTTTTAAGGAGCAGGCGCTCGTATCTAATCATGCTGAGGCCTTAAAACTGGTATGCGCGAAACTGGTTGAACCTGAAGTGGGGGTCTTAAACAGTCTGATGGATGTCGAGGCCATTGGACACCGTGTTGTGCATGGCGGAGAGAATTTCCATGACTCGGTCATTGTCACAAACGAAGTAAAAAACAATATTCACGAATGCGCCGCACTTGCCCCGCTTCATAATCCCCCCAATCTCGGGGGGATTGAAGCATGCCAATTGGTTTTTGAAGGGGTTCCGAATGTCGCCGTTTTCGACACCGCGTTTCATCATTCCATGCCGGCCTCGTCCTATCTCTATGCCATTCCTTATGACTATTACGAGAAGTATGGAATCCGTAAATACGGATTCCATGGCACGTCCCATAAATTTGTTTCGTATGCCACCGCCAACCTGTTAAACGCTCCCTTGGGAGAGCTTAAACTGATTACGGCGCATCTTGGAAATGGCGCAAGCATCACTGCAGTGGAACGCGGAAATGTCCTAGATACCAGCATGGGCATGACCCCGCTGAACGGGCTTGTTATGGGAACCCGATGTGGTGATATCGATCCGGCCGTAGTCCTTTACCTCGCCCGACGCGGAATGACGCCGGACGCCATCGATAAACTTTTGAATAAATGTAGCGGCCTCCTTGGCGTCTCCGGAATTGGCAGCGGAGACATGCGTGATAACATTGCGGCGGCCGAGGCCGGCAACCTCCAAGCCCAGCGCGGCATCCGAATGTTTGTTCAGCGATTAGTCTCGTATATCGGTTCCTACTTCACCCTGCTGAATGGCGCCGATGCCGTGGTTTTCACCGGGGGAATCGGAGAAAATAGTTCCTATATCCGCGAACATACAATCCGCAAACTTGAATCTCTGGGCTGCTATCTGGATCCCGAGAAAAACAACACTGCGATCGGACGTCCCGCAATTATCAGTACTCCGGAAAGCAAGCTGAAAGCCATTGTCATGCCGACCAATGAGGAATTAATGATTGCCCGGGAAACCGTCCGTTTATTATCAGTCCCCGACAACCCCATCCTCCCCTGCCCTGCCTGCATCAAATAA
- a CDS encoding adenine phosphoribosyltransferase — protein sequence MSVRRLKAAIRDVPDFPHPGIMFKDITPVLKDPKLFRAAVDLFAKRHRDKGIRKIAVIDARGFLFGAALAYKLKAGVVPIRKKGKLPYQTYEESYELEYGSATLAIHIDAFSPGEPVVLVDDLLATGGTALASAKLIERAGGKVEEIDFLVELGFLNGREKLGGYNLFAPIKY from the coding sequence ATGAGCGTACGAAGACTTAAGGCTGCAATTCGCGATGTGCCTGATTTTCCCCACCCAGGAATCATGTTCAAGGATATTACGCCGGTTCTTAAGGATCCGAAACTGTTTCGGGCTGCAGTCGATTTGTTCGCCAAACGCCATCGAGACAAGGGTATTCGCAAAATTGCGGTGATTGACGCCCGTGGTTTCTTGTTTGGTGCCGCCTTGGCTTATAAGTTGAAAGCTGGCGTTGTACCGATCCGGAAAAAAGGGAAATTACCCTATCAGACTTATGAAGAAAGCTATGAACTCGAATATGGTTCGGCCACGCTGGCCATCCATATCGATGCCTTTTCGCCTGGCGAGCCCGTCGTGTTGGTGGATGACCTTCTGGCCACTGGAGGGACGGCCTTGGCCTCCGCAAAGCTCATCGAGCGGGCTGGGGGGAAGGTGGAGGAAATAGACTTTCTCGTCGAGCTTGGATTCCTGAACGGGCGTGAGAAGCTTGGCGGCTATAACTTGTTTGCCCCAATCAAATATTGA